A section of the Mycteria americana isolate JAX WOST 10 ecotype Jacksonville Zoo and Gardens unplaced genomic scaffold, USCA_MyAme_1.0 Scaffold_54, whole genome shotgun sequence genome encodes:
- the LOC142404020 gene encoding induced myeloid leukemia cell differentiation protein Mcl-1 homolog, with protein MFAVKRNAVIGFNLCCGGGSGPALAPASAPASPGGGPAPPPAAAAAPGAAAAAEVPRGLIGSAGTWAAAGRPEVPRALIGCGAAPCAALPPVARPGALWTPEEELDGCEPEAERGPAGDSLPGTPPGLPEPPDGLRQDSLEIISRYLREVAGEVEPGVKKFFPGLLSGPGRSGDAVMEKALETLRRVGDGVMQKHELAFQGMFRKLEIQKEEDLQLVCEVAAHMFSDGVTNWGRVVTLISFGAFVAKHLKSINQEKCISSLAGIITDALVSSKREWLVSQGGWEGFVDFFRVEDLEGSIRNVLMAFAGMAGLGASLAYMFR; from the exons ATGTTCGCCGTGAAGCGGAACGCCGTCATCGGCTTCAACCTCTGCtgtggcggcggcagcgggccggCCTTGGCGCCCGCCTCGGCGCCCGCCTcgccgggggggggcccggccccgccgccggccgccgcagcagcccccggcgcggcggccgccgctgaGGTACCGCGGGGCCTGATTGGCTCCGCGGGGACCTGGGCAGCCGCCGGCCGCCCTGAGGTACCCCGCGCGCTGATTGGCTGTGGCGCGGCCCCCTGCGCGGCGCTGCCTCCCGTGGCGCGGCCGGGCGCGCTGTGGacccccgaggaggagctggacGGCTGCGAGCCCGAGGCtgagcgcggcccggcgggggacTCGCTGCCCGGCACGCCGCCCGGGCTGCCGGAGCCGCCCGATGGGCTGCGGCAGGACTCGCTGGAGATCATCAGTCGGTACCTGCGGGAGGTGGCCGGCGAGGTTGAGCCCGGCGTGAAGAAGTTCTTCCCGGGGCTGCTAAGCGGGCCTGGCAGGTCGGGCGATGCCGTGATGGAGAAGGCGTTGGAGACGCTGCGGAGAGTCGGCGACGGCGTCATGCAGAAACACGAGCTCGCCTTCCAGG GAATGTTTCGGAAGCTGGAAATCCAGAAAGAGGAAGATCTACAGTTGGTGTGTGAAGTGGCTGCCCACATGTTCAGTGATGGAGTAACAAACTGGGGTCGAGTGGTGACGCTCATCTCGTTTGGTGCCTTTGTTGCGAAACACCTGAAAAGCATAAACCAGGAGAAGTGCATCAGCTCGCTGGCAGGGATCATCACGGATGCGCTCGTCTCATCTAAGCGCGAGTGGCTAGTGAGCCAGGGAGGCTGG GAGGGCTTTGTTGACTTCTTTCGAGTCGAGGACCTAGAAGGCAGCATCAGAAATGTACTGATGGCGTTTGCAGGCATGGCTGGACTGGGAGCAAGCTTGGCCTACATGTTCCGGTGA